The Borreliella mayonii genome has a segment encoding these proteins:
- the dnaB gene encoding replicative DNA helicase: MALAAFSNSALLFNDGAEKAVISSIFYNSDKLEQIAFHVRADDFYNETHKLIFKAMVSLYEKRENIDPITVFEEVSKNVSKSQLLIKKDLINLPDYLDSLSVYLPTDRTINVYAKIVKEQSVRRSILNVSKELNDYINDSTKSVNEIVEESQQKILSIELDYSSKNLYHAKVIAERVHNEIYERSMKKKEANFGIPSGFRKVDSLIGGFRNSDFIIVGARPSIGKTAFALNIASAIALRKEGKKKVGFFSLEMTADALIKRIISSQSCIDSFKVQNSILSGQEIKLLNDIVNEISDSELYIEDTPNISLLTLATQARKLKRFYGIDIIFVDYISLISFETKNLPRHEQVASISKSLKELARELEIPIVALSQLTRDTEGREPNLASLRESGALEQDADIVILLHRDKDFKFESSAEIEPIETKVIVAKHRNGPTGRADILFLPHITKFVNKDHQY; the protein is encoded by the coding sequence GTGGCTTTAGCGGCTTTTTCAAATTCTGCACTTCTTTTTAATGATGGTGCAGAAAAAGCGGTAATTTCTAGTATATTTTATAATTCAGATAAGTTAGAGCAAATTGCTTTTCATGTAAGAGCTGATGATTTTTACAATGAAACTCACAAGTTGATTTTCAAAGCAATGGTTTCGCTTTATGAAAAAAGGGAAAATATTGACCCTATTACCGTTTTTGAAGAAGTATCTAAGAATGTTTCAAAAAGCCAACTTTTGATTAAAAAAGATTTAATCAATTTGCCAGATTATTTAGATTCACTTTCAGTTTATTTGCCAACAGATAGAACTATAAATGTTTATGCAAAAATTGTAAAAGAACAGAGTGTTCGTAGAAGCATTTTAAATGTTTCTAAAGAACTTAATGATTATATAAATGATTCTACAAAATCTGTTAATGAGATTGTTGAAGAATCTCAACAGAAGATTCTTTCAATTGAGTTGGATTATTCTAGTAAAAACCTCTATCATGCTAAAGTTATTGCAGAACGTGTTCATAATGAGATATATGAACGTAGTATGAAGAAAAAAGAAGCAAACTTTGGCATTCCAAGCGGCTTTAGAAAGGTCGACTCTCTTATTGGAGGGTTTAGAAACAGCGATTTTATTATAGTTGGTGCTCGTCCTAGTATCGGTAAAACGGCATTTGCCTTGAATATTGCCTCTGCTATAGCATTGAGAAAAGAGGGAAAGAAAAAAGTAGGATTTTTTTCTCTTGAAATGACAGCGGATGCTTTGATAAAAAGAATAATATCTTCTCAATCTTGTATTGATAGCTTTAAAGTTCAAAATAGCATTTTATCTGGACAAGAGATAAAATTACTAAATGATATTGTAAATGAGATTAGCGATTCTGAGCTTTATATTGAAGATACTCCCAATATTAGTTTGCTAACTTTAGCAACTCAAGCTAGAAAGCTTAAGCGATTTTATGGTATAGATATAATATTTGTTGATTATATCAGTCTGATTTCTTTTGAAACAAAAAATCTTCCAAGACATGAACAAGTTGCCTCGATTAGTAAATCTCTCAAAGAGCTTGCTAGAGAGCTTGAGATTCCTATTGTTGCATTATCTCAGCTTACAAGAGATACGGAAGGGCGCGAGCCTAATCTTGCTAGTTTAAGGGAGTCAGGAGCATTAGAGCAAGACGCTGATATTGTAATTTTACTTCACAGAGATAAGGATTTTAAATTTGAGTCTTCTGCGGAGATAGAACCAATAGAGACTAAGGTTATTGTAGCAAAACATAGAAATGGTCCTACGGGTAGGGCAGATATATTATTTTTACCACACATTACTAAGTTTGTTAACAAAGACCACCAGTATTAA